A window from Gossypium raimondii isolate GPD5lz chromosome 7, ASM2569854v1, whole genome shotgun sequence encodes these proteins:
- the LOC128042517 gene encoding uncharacterized protein LOC128042517, whose translation MVMTKYELCVRFEDGLRDSLRVLIVSQRERDFSALVEKAKITEEVKRAECQNQDKERDKNKRDSKPSSFAMRPKKKTPSERILEDDWACLRCESIEHRVRECPLRADQVQVASSATAQPLRVVQQLPKGCGQARGGNGMARGQSALDKGAGQAKTRQSALVYAAHHREDRDDLDVITSMFFIFDLSYTALIDIGSTQSYVACSISKNLGIPVYSTSSEVVVLSPLGQSVRVSKLYRDARLEVQGMVFLTDLMKLLFGEFDMILGMDWLVKHRVSLDCATKRVLLRTEGGNKVVQNVKDIKTVRDFLDIFPEKLLDLPPNREVEFGIELLPGTAPVSVAPYRMALKELTELRAQIQELLDRGFIHPNMSPWGAPVLFVKKKNGSMRMCINY comes from the exons ATGGTAATGACTAAATATGAGCTTTGTGTCCGCTTCGAGGATGGACTCAGGGATAGTTTAAGAGTTCTGATAGTTTCGCAGAGGGAGCGTGACTTTTCAGCACTGGTAGAGAAGGCAAAGATCACCGAAGAGGTGAAGCGCGCTGAGTGCCAAAACCAGGATAAAGAGAGGGacaagaataagagggattcaaaGCCCTCGAGTTTTGCAATGAGGCCTAAGAAAAAG ACGCCATCCGAGCGAATATTGGAGGACGACTGGGCTTGTTTAAGATGTGAGTCTATTGAGCACCGTGTTCGAGAGTGTCCACTGAGGGCCGATCAGGTGCAAGTCGCGAGTTCTGCTACTGCACAGCCACTGAGGGTAGTTCAGCAGCTGCCTAAGGGTTGTGGTCAagctaggggtggtaatggtatggcTCGTGGGCAAAGTGCACTGGACAAAGGTGCTGGACAGGCTAAGACGAGACAATCAGCCCTAGTTTATGCTGCTCATCACCGAGAGGATAGAGATGATTTGGACGTCATCACGagtatgttttttatttttgatttgtcTTACACTGCgttgatagatataggatctacGCAATCCTATGTTGCCTGTTCTATTTCTAAAAACCTAGGGATTCCTGTTTATAGTACTTCTAGTGAGGTGGTTGTGCTGAGCCCACTGGGGCAATCTGTTAGAGTTAGCAAACTGTACAGGGATGCTCGTTTAGAGGTTCAAGGGATGGTATTTCTGACTGATTTGATGAAGCTTCTGTTTGGAGAGTTCGATATGATATTAGGGATGGACTGGTTGGTCAAGCATCGTGTCAGTTTAGACTGTGCGACTAAGAGGGTTCTATTAAGAACTGAAGGGGGTAATAAAGTAGTTCAGAATGTTAAGGATATTAAAACTGTGAGGGATTTTCTGGACATCTTTCCTGAGAAGCTATTGGATTTACCTCCGAATCGggaagtggagtttgggattgagcttCTCCCTGGTACAGCTCCAGTGTCTGTCGCTCCCTATCGAATGGCACTGAAGGAGCTTACGGAGCTCAGGGCTCAAATCCAAGAGTTattggatcgtgggttcatccaCCCCAATATGTCTCCGTGGGGAGCACCGGtactgtttgttaagaaaaagaatggatccatgaggatgtgtatcaACTACTGA
- the LOC128042518 gene encoding uncharacterized protein LOC128042518, whose amino-acid sequence MDLMNRVFQPYLDWFVVVFIDDILVYSRTEDDHDEHLRIVLQILREKQLYAKFSKCYYRWFMEGFSLIAVPLTKLLRKGDGKVVAYVSRQLKAHEVNYPMHDLELAAVENNCTTDLGINSNGVLCFRGLIYVLNDEDLRQSILREVHGSPYTMHPGGNKIYRDIRELYWWPGLKHEVTNFVAHCLTCQ is encoded by the exons atggatctgatgaaccgagtgttTCAGCCCTACCTAGATTGGTTTGTAGTGgtgttcattgatgacatattggtttattcAAGGACTGAGGATGACCATGACGAGCACCTTAGGATTGTTCTTCAGATTTTAAGGGAAAAgcagctctatgctaagtttagcaagT GTTATTATCGATGGTTTATGGAAGGATTTTCACTGATCGCAGtacccttgactaagctgttACGTAAAGGT gatggtaaggtggttgcCTATgtgtctcgtcagcttaaggCACATGAGGTGAACTATCCAATGCACGATTTAGAGTTGGCTGCC GTTGAGAATAATTGCACTACTGATTTGGGGATAAACAGTAATGGGGTACTTTGTTTCCGCGGTCTGATTTATGTACTGAATGATGAGGATTTAAGGCAATCGATTCTGAGAGAGGTGCAtggtagtccctatactatgcaTCCCGGGGGGAATAAGATATACCGAGATATTCGGGaattgtactggtggccagggtTGAAGCATGAGGTTACCAACTTCGTTGCTCACTGTTTGACTTGTCAgtag